The proteins below come from a single Balaenoptera musculus isolate JJ_BM4_2016_0621 chromosome 1, mBalMus1.pri.v3, whole genome shotgun sequence genomic window:
- the LOC118896013 gene encoding bMERB domain-containing protein 1, translating into MDQLDIISMAETTMRPEEIELEMVKIQRLREVLVRQESALRFMMDDIQLCNDIMDLKQELQNLVAIPEKEKNKLQKQREDELIQKIHKLVQKRDFLVDDAEVERLREQEEDKEMADFLRIKLKPLDKVIKSPASSRAEKKAEPPPSKPTVAKMGLALIKDCCGATQCNIM; encoded by the coding sequence ATGGATCAGCTGGACATCATCTCCATGGCAGAGACAACCATGAGGCCAGAGGAGATCGAGCTGGAGATGGTGAAAATCCAGCGTCTCCGGGAAGTCTTGGTCCGGCAGGAGTCTGCGCTCAGGTTTATGATGGATGACATCCAGCTCTGCAACGACATCATGGACTTGAAGCAGGAGCTGCAGAACTTGGTCGCcatcccagaaaaagaaaaaaacaagttgcagaagcagagagaggacGAGCTAATCCAGAAGATCCACAAACTGGTGCAGaagagggacttcctggtggaCGATGCAGAGGTTGAGCGGCTAAGGGAGCAAGAAGAAGACAAGGAAATGGCCGATTTTCTGAGAATCAAGTTAAAACCTCTAGACAAAGTAATCAAATCTCCAGCCAGCTCCCGAGCAGAAAAGAAAGCCGAGCCCCCACCTAGCAAGCCCACGGTAGCCAAGATGGGGCTGGCGCTCATCAAGGATTGCTGCGGGGCCACCCAGTGCAATATCATGTAG